The Parambassis ranga chromosome 1, fParRan2.1, whole genome shotgun sequence genome includes a region encoding these proteins:
- the helt gene encoding hairy and enhancer of split-related protein helt, whose protein sequence is MASKMKDRKRTPISHKVIEKRRRDRINRCLNELGKTVPMALAKQNSGKLEKAEILEMTVQYLRALHSADFPRGREKGELLAEFANYFHYGYHECMKNLVHYLTTEDRAETKDIKYARILAFLQSKSRVVTEPVFGSVGTLPEPSDYLNQLHSSPEHQSHSPSDSVYQQSPPGHFSWHSSARSPGISYPTVPLSAHTQQHGGYLSPVQGLDHHYFNFLGHTHANTFSLHSAQHAM, encoded by the exons ATGGCATCTAAAATGAAGGACAGGAAG AGAACTCCAATCTCTCACAAAGTCATCGAGAAAAGAAGAAGGGACCGAATTAATCGCTGCTTAAATGAACTTGGAAAAACAGTACCGATGGCACTGGCTAAACAG aactCTGGAAAACTGGAGAAAGCTGAAATTTTGGAGATGACCGTTCAGTACCTGCGAGCGCTCCACTCAGCAGATTTTCCCCGCGGGAGAGAAAAAG GTGAACTTCTCGCTGAATTTGCAAACTACTTTCACTACGGATACCACGAGTGCATGAAGAACCTGGTGCATTACCTGAccacagaggacagagctgAAACCAAAGACATCAAGTACGCACGGATCCTCGCCTTCTTGCAGTCAAAGTCTCGTGTAGTCACGGAGCCTGTGTTCGGCTCTGTAGGTACGCTGCCAGAACCGTCTGACTACCTCAACCAGCTGCACTCCTCCCCGGAGCACCAAAGCCACAGCCCCTCTGACTCCGTGTACCAGCAGAGCCCCCCGGGCCACTTCTCCTGGCACAGCTCGGCCCGCAGCCCGGGCATCTCGTACCCAACAGTGCCACTCTCTGCGCACACGCAGCAGCACGGTGGATACTTGTCGCCGGTGCAGGGACTCGATCACCACTATTTCAACTTCCTCGGTCACACGCACGCAAACACGTTTAGTTTGCACAGTGCGCAGCACGCAATGTAA